A portion of the Micromonospora vinacea genome contains these proteins:
- the gnd gene encoding phosphogluconate dehydrogenase (NAD(+)-dependent, decarboxylating), with protein MQLGLVGLGRMGGNMRERLRSAGHEVVGFDHNAQISDVTTLAGLAEKLESPRAVWVMVPAGVTDATIDELAEVLGEGDIIIDGGNSRFSDDAPRAERLNQRGIGYMDVGVSGGVWGRQNGYGLMVGGSQEHVDRLMPIFNALKPEGEFGFVHAGPVGAGHYSKMVHNGIEYGLMHAYAEGYELMAASELVTNVPGVIKSWREGTVVRSWLLDLLDRALDEDPELADLSGYTEDTGEGRWTVDEAVRLAVPLNVITASLFARFASRQDDSPAMKAVSALRQQFGGHAVHKR; from the coding sequence ATGCAGCTCGGCCTGGTAGGACTCGGCCGTATGGGCGGCAACATGCGGGAGCGGTTGCGTTCGGCCGGGCACGAGGTGGTCGGCTTCGACCACAACGCGCAGATCAGCGACGTCACGACCCTCGCCGGCCTGGCGGAGAAGCTTGAGTCGCCGCGCGCGGTCTGGGTCATGGTGCCCGCCGGTGTCACCGACGCCACCATCGACGAGCTCGCCGAGGTGCTCGGCGAGGGCGACATCATCATCGACGGCGGCAACTCGCGCTTCAGCGACGACGCCCCCCGTGCCGAACGGCTCAACCAGCGGGGCATCGGCTACATGGACGTCGGGGTCTCCGGCGGCGTCTGGGGCCGGCAGAACGGCTATGGGCTGATGGTCGGTGGCTCCCAGGAGCACGTGGACCGCCTGATGCCGATCTTCAACGCGCTCAAGCCCGAGGGCGAGTTCGGCTTCGTGCACGCCGGCCCGGTCGGTGCCGGGCACTACTCGAAGATGGTGCACAACGGCATCGAGTACGGCCTGATGCACGCCTACGCCGAGGGCTACGAGCTGATGGCGGCTTCGGAGCTGGTGACCAACGTGCCGGGCGTCATCAAGTCCTGGCGGGAGGGCACCGTCGTCCGTTCCTGGCTGCTCGACCTACTGGACCGGGCGCTTGACGAGGACCCGGAGCTGGCCGACCTGAGCGGCTACACGGAGGACACCGGCGAGGGTCGGTGGACGGTCGACGAGGCGGTCCGGCTGGCCGTGCCGCTGAACGTCATCACCGCTTCGCTGTTCGCCCGGTTCGCCTCGCGGCAGGACGACTCACCCGCCATGAAGGCCGTCTCCGCGCTGCGTCAGCAGTTCGGTGGCCACGCCGTCCACAAGCGCTGA
- the recF gene encoding DNA replication/repair protein RecF (All proteins in this family for which functions are known are DNA-binding proteins that assist the filamentation of RecA onto DNA for the initiation of recombination or recombinational repair.): MYVHRLELVDFRSYERVAVDLQPGANVLIGANGVGKTNLVEALGYVATLDSHRVATDAPLVRMGATSAVIRCAVVHDGRELLVELEIVPGKANRARLGRSPARRARDVLGALRLVLFAPEDLELVRGDPAERRRYLDDLLVNRQPRYAGVRADYERVVKQRNALLRTAYLARKTGGSRGGDLGTLAVWDTHLAQHGAELLAGRLELVAALTPHVAKAYDAVAAGRGAAGITYRPSIELAEPTTDRAVLAEALTAALAASRSAEIERGTTLVGPHRDELALSLGPLPAKGYASHGESWSFALALRLAGYDLLRADGIEPVLVLDDVFAELDTGRRERLAELVGGASQLLVTCAVDDDVPAALRGTRYQVGEGTVRRVG; the protein is encoded by the coding sequence GTGTACGTTCACCGGCTGGAACTGGTCGACTTCCGCTCGTACGAGCGGGTGGCCGTCGACCTCCAACCGGGGGCGAACGTCCTGATCGGCGCCAACGGCGTCGGCAAGACCAACCTCGTCGAGGCGCTGGGCTACGTGGCGACCCTGGACTCACACCGAGTCGCCACCGACGCCCCTCTGGTCCGGATGGGCGCCACGTCCGCGGTGATCCGCTGCGCGGTGGTGCATGACGGCCGCGAGCTCCTGGTCGAGCTGGAGATCGTGCCCGGCAAGGCCAACCGGGCCCGGCTGGGCCGCTCACCGGCGCGGCGGGCCCGGGACGTGCTCGGGGCGCTCCGGCTGGTGCTCTTCGCCCCGGAGGATCTCGAGCTGGTCCGGGGCGACCCGGCCGAACGCCGCCGCTACCTGGACGACCTGCTGGTCAACCGGCAGCCCCGGTACGCGGGCGTGCGGGCCGACTACGAGCGGGTCGTCAAGCAGCGCAACGCCCTGCTGCGCACCGCGTACCTGGCCCGCAAGACCGGTGGGTCCCGGGGTGGCGACCTCGGCACCCTCGCGGTCTGGGACACCCACCTGGCCCAGCACGGCGCGGAGCTGCTCGCCGGCCGGCTGGAGCTGGTGGCCGCACTCACCCCGCACGTGGCCAAGGCGTACGACGCGGTGGCCGCCGGTCGGGGTGCGGCGGGCATCACCTACCGACCCTCGATCGAGCTGGCCGAGCCGACCACCGACCGGGCGGTGCTGGCCGAGGCGCTGACGGCGGCCCTGGCCGCGTCCCGCTCCGCCGAGATCGAGCGGGGCACCACCCTGGTTGGCCCACACCGCGACGAGTTGGCCCTGAGCCTCGGCCCGCTGCCCGCCAAGGGGTATGCGAGCCACGGCGAGTCGTGGTCGTTCGCGCTCGCGTTGCGGCTGGCCGGGTACGACCTGTTGCGCGCCGACGGCATCGAGCCGGTGCTGGTGCTCGACGACGTCTTCGCGGAGTTGGACACCGGCCGCCGGGAGCGGTTGGCGGAGCTGGTCGGCGGGGCGAGTCAGCTGCTGGTGACCTGTGCGGTGGACGATGACGTGCCGGCCGCTCTGCGCGGCACCCGCTACCAGGTCGGCGAAGGGACGGTACGCCGTGTCGGATAA
- a CDS encoding DUF721 domain-containing protein: MSDKPGTDRPAAGEAPAARTPKSEPAGGEPAAAASGPELARAVLDAALSRRQAAARARRTPGSGDAAAGSGRRLRGYSGPGPDPRDPQPLGAVLNRLVKARGWQQPAAEATVFGAWERVVGAEVAQNSRPVKLENGELTVEARSTAWATQLRLLAGSLLKQIASEVGHNVVRKLHIHGPAAPSWGKGPRRVRGRGPRDTYG; the protein is encoded by the coding sequence GTGTCGGATAAGCCAGGCACCGATCGGCCAGCGGCAGGCGAGGCCCCGGCTGCGCGTACTCCGAAGTCGGAGCCGGCGGGCGGTGAGCCGGCGGCGGCCGCCAGCGGGCCGGAGCTGGCCCGGGCGGTGCTCGACGCGGCGCTGTCCCGACGGCAGGCGGCGGCCCGCGCCCGGCGTACTCCCGGCAGTGGCGACGCTGCCGCCGGGTCGGGGCGACGGTTGCGCGGCTACTCCGGCCCTGGTCCGGACCCGCGCGATCCGCAGCCGCTCGGCGCCGTGCTGAACCGGCTGGTGAAGGCGCGTGGCTGGCAGCAGCCGGCGGCCGAGGCAACCGTGTTCGGCGCCTGGGAGCGGGTCGTTGGCGCTGAGGTCGCGCAGAACAGCCGCCCGGTGAAGTTGGAGAACGGCGAGCTGACAGTGGAGGCGCGCTCGACCGCCTGGGCCACCCAGCTGCGGCTGCTCGCCGGCTCGCTGCTCAAGCAGATCGCCAGCGAGGTCGGTCACAACGTGGTGCGCAAGCTGCACATCCACGGCCCGGCCGCGCCCTCCTGGGGGAAGGGCCCACGTCGGGTCCGTGGTCGGGGCCCTCGCGACACGTACGGCTGA
- a CDS encoding MarR family winged helix-turn-helix transcriptional regulator, whose protein sequence is MSERPDGVDPLALEQQVCFALSVAARSVVAVYRPLLEPMGLTHPQYLVMLALWQHAPLSGRDLSRLLQLDPGTLSPLLKRLEAAGYLRRERDPSDERSLAVTLTTSGAALRSQAELIPAAIVQRLGLPVEDLQHLHAVLTQLISAANRPAAPETDPAAQASA, encoded by the coding sequence ATGAGCGAACGACCGGACGGCGTCGACCCGCTGGCCCTGGAGCAGCAGGTCTGCTTCGCCCTCTCGGTCGCCGCGCGCAGCGTGGTGGCCGTCTACCGGCCGCTGCTGGAGCCGATGGGGCTGACCCACCCGCAGTACCTGGTGATGTTGGCGCTCTGGCAGCACGCGCCGCTGTCCGGCCGCGACCTCAGCCGACTGCTCCAGCTCGACCCGGGCACGCTGTCACCCCTGCTCAAAAGGCTTGAGGCGGCCGGCTACCTGCGCCGGGAACGCGACCCGAGCGACGAGCGCAGCCTCGCCGTCACCCTCACCACCAGCGGTGCCGCGCTGCGGAGTCAGGCCGAGCTGATCCCGGCCGCGATCGTGCAGCGGCTCGGGCTGCCCGTCGAGGACCTGCAACACCTGCACGCGGTGCTCACGCAGCTGATCTCGGCCGCCAACCGGCCGGCCGCCCCGGAGACCGACCCGGCGGCTCAGGCGTCGGCGTAG